Proteins from one Triticum aestivum cultivar Chinese Spring chromosome 7A, IWGSC CS RefSeq v2.1, whole genome shotgun sequence genomic window:
- the LOC123151570 gene encoding uncharacterized protein: MGNCLNKASTQQRRRGHGERVAPEVREEEEELRSIGQVLLQEEEEEEEVPASASQAAGMKVKVVLTRAELEWLMAQLKSGEQRLEDVLRQMGNARADDDKPPRADAWRPRLECILECPEPADAT, encoded by the coding sequence ATGGGCAACTGCCTGAACAAGGCGTCTACGCAGCAGCGGCGGCGCGGCCACGGCGAGAGGGTGGCGCCGGaggtgagggaggaggaggaggagctcaggAGCATCGGCCAGGTGCTGCtgcaggaggaagaggaggaggaggaggtaccGGCGTCCGCGTCGCAGGCGGCCGGGATGAAGGTGAAGGTGGTCCTGACGAGGGCGGAGCTGGAGTGGCTCATGGCGCAGCTCAAGAGCGGCGAGCAGCGCCTCGAGGACGTCCTCCGCCAGATGGGCAACGCCCGCGCCGACGACGACAAGCCGCCGCGCGCCGACGCCTGGCGCCCGCGCCTCGAGTGCATCCTCGAGTGCCCCGAGCCTGCCGACGCCACCTAG